A genomic stretch from Neodiprion fabricii isolate iyNeoFabr1 chromosome 3, iyNeoFabr1.1, whole genome shotgun sequence includes:
- the LOC124179018 gene encoding leucine-rich repeat-containing protein 15-like, with protein MHGLLGLLAFACYIIIAATECSTSKYREGPRDWLRCSNASIEEVKSKLQWNLMKIAISESMISEIPDRSFAVNSTTLEMLNFHSCGIHRIGNEAFLGLGSLKELSLSYNKITQLSAAWLSHLTSLERLDLSFNMITYIDPQSYLNLWNLQRLDINDNQLKQIPMLNFERMQRLKIIRIQENPLTYLNRAKLTLWLNDHKVNYATRDDDFIWFDSVLHSCLIDLPQTGELDRKMNTCVTMNMFEQLTSILATSPSIRDSTQVCYGQTRNLIDCFKKINIRTNGNILLNLLSTINDVAKIGTA; from the exons GGCCAAGAGATTGGTTAAGATGCAGTAATGCCAGTATCGAAGAGGTAAAATCTAAGCTGCAATGGAATCTGATGAAAATCGCAATTTCGGAATCTATGATATCTGAGATCCCTGATCGCTCTTTTGCCGTGAACTCAACAACTCTGGAGATGCTGAATTTTCACTCTTGTGGCATACATCGTATTGGAAATGAAGCCTTCCTGGGTTTAGGATCATTGAAAGAATTGAGCCTGTCCTACAACAAAATTACCCAATTAAGCGCTGCTTGGCTTAGCCATCTGACATCCCTGGAAAGACTAGATCTATCTTTTAACATGATAACGTACATCGATCCGCAGAGTTACCTCAATCTATGGAACCTTCAGAGACTGGACATCAATGATAATCAATTGAAACAGATACCGATGCTAAACTTTGAGCGTATGCAGCGGCTCAAGATAATACGTATTCAAGAAAATCCACTGACGTACTTGAACCGAGCTAAG CTAACGCTTTGGCTGAACGATCATAAAGTCAATTACGCAACACGAGATGACGATTTTATATGGTTCGACAGTGTTCTACACAGTTGCTTGATCGATCTACCACAAACCGGAGAGCTGGATAGAAAAATGAACACTTGCGTTACGATGAACATGTTTGAACAGCTAACTTCCATTCTAGCGACTTCCCCTTCAATTCGTGATTCTACCCAAGTATGTTATGGACAAACGAGAAATCTGATAGATTGCTTCAAGAAGATAAACATTCGAACCAATGGTAACATATTGTTGAATTTACTCTCCACTATAAATGATGTGGCAAAAATAGGAACAGCTTAG